One region of Diabrotica undecimpunctata isolate CICGRU chromosome 6, icDiaUnde3, whole genome shotgun sequence genomic DNA includes:
- the LOC140443652 gene encoding elongation factor-like GTPase 1 → MDCIKPTVEEIQFCMNDPACIRNVCILAHVDHGKTTVADSLLATNRLVSKRLAGSLRYLDDRPDEQERGITMKSSAVSLLNVVFDEIEDKNKKVLLNLIDTPGHIDFSTEVGAALRVCDGAIILVDLVEGVCVQTRESIKKAYEEHTKMILILNKFDRLVVELKKNLDEIFQCILRIIEGCNAIIAELYQYDFTHNDIDIEDTGLLFSPDTGNVIFSSAIDGWGFTTKQMSNLFVNLVKNETVDSLNKKMWNFDCYINASKEIKTGAIEKKKCPLFVQFCLKTIVHIYETFILRMEKDKTQTILEKLKIKNITRDMTHNDPKIQVRAILQAWKPLASTILLQCLEQMPSPSKIDQAKIEYLLNINKFCEDPYFNKCVESVKPHLENISSKDDITSISYVSKMFCINKKNLSQNKPKPFIIKPRNLEVTPKVQNIESASKVSSQENELINETPDSINDEISVIALARVFSGTLHVGQEIFAMTGSYLPDEIKIKEDSENFTQNNPHVNKVVIKELYMLFGRELTLVECVPAGNFCGIGGLESCVLRTATLSSDLNVVPLVESLKIEPVMRHAIEPTNPKDLPILRQGLKFLIQSDSCVQVIIQETGELVLLTAGDVHLGKCIEDLKNKFAPIDIHVSSPMVALRETLVPAQNDAHFSKLMANSVSVETKHLNLEVVAVSIPANILEVIKNNHDLFKMVEDHQYKSLIDIAKQSFGNNSNVNTEMLEKSFKREATKKAILHAKEQLESVESLGASCWQNLHNKIWSVGVTGNFVNLLVNNTANYKHNIFLELNSTDKRALFDHCIIKAFNTLCKAGPLCEEPLANCAFIITKFELCNEINSEDITPQTTSAIESTIKETFKRAFEKQEQRLMEPMYVTEIQVNTSILGKVYTVVSKRNGKILDDVCMDEQEKIFLVKAQIPVIESQGFAGEVRKTTSGQANPNLRFSHYEIIDGDPFYEPVEDEDDEDETINVDSALRANKLRKDVRRRKGLQVEDEVVIHAEKQRTLNKKK, encoded by the exons atggatTGTATAAAGCCCACTGTGGAGGAGATTCAGTTTTGCATGAATGACCCAGCTTGTATTAGAAACGTTTGTATTTTAGCACATGTGGATCATGGAAAGACTACAGTAGCTGATTCCCTTTTAGCAACAAATCGTTTGGTCAGCAAGCGTTTGGCAGGCTCTCTTCGTTATTTAGATGATAGACCAGATGAACAAGAACGAGGAATTACAATGAAAAGTAGTGCTGTTTCACTTTTGAATGTAGTATTCGATGAAATtgaagacaaaaacaaaaaggtATTACTAAACTTAATTGATACTCCTGGTCATATAGATTTTTCCACAGAAGTAGGTGCAGCTTTACGAGTATGTGATGGTGCTATaatcttagtagatcttgttgaAGGGGTGTGTGTCCAAACAAGAGAATCCATTAAGAAAGCCTATGAAGAACACacaaaaatgattttaatattaaataaatttgataGGCTGGTAGTAGAACTTAAAAAGAATTTAGATGAAATATTTCAGTGCATACTTAGGATTATAGAAGGATGTAATGCTATAATAGCAGAACTTTACCAGTATGATTTTACTCATAATGATATTGATATTGAAGATACTGGGCTGTTGTTCAGTCCTGATACAGGAAATGTTATCTTTTCAAGTGCTATTGATGGATGGGGTTTTACTACAAAACAAATGTCAAACCTCTTTGttaatttagtaaaaaatgaaACTGTTGACtccttaaacaaaaaaatgtggAATTTTGATTGTTATATCAATGCATCAAAAGAAATAAAGACAGGTGCTATTGAAAAGAAGAAATGCccattatttgttcaattttgTCTTAAAACTATTGTTCACATATATGAAACATTTATACTGAGGATGGAGAAGGACAAAACTcaaacaatattagaaaaattaaaaataaaaaacattactaGAGATATGACTCATAATGACCCCAAAATTCAAGTTAGAGCAATATTACAAGCATGGAAACCATTAGCTTCTACAATACTCTTGCAATGTTTAGAACAAATGCCTTCCCCTAGTAAAATTGATCAAGCAAAAATCGAATACCTACTTAATATCAATAAATTTTGTGAAGACCCATATTTTAATAAATGTGTTGAGAGTGTAAAACCTCACTTAGAGAATATTTCAAGTAAAGACGACATCACATCTATATCATATGTTTCCAAGATGTTTTGTATAAATAAGAAAAATCTTTCACAAAATAAACCTAAACCATTTATTATTAAGCCAAGAAATTTAGAGGTTACTCCCAAAGTTCAAAATATAGAATCTGCTTCTAAAGTTAGTTCTCAGGAAAATGAACTTATTAATGAAACCCCTGACAGTATTAATGATGAAATATCTGTTATAGCTTTAGCTAGAGTTTTTAGTGGAACACTTCATGTTGGTCAAGAGATATTTGCCATGACTGGGTCATACTTACctgatgaaattaaaattaaagaggattctgaaaattttactcaaaataatCCACATGTTAATAAAGTTGTAATTAAAGAATTATATATGCTATTTGGCAGAGAATTAACTCTGGTGGAGTGTGTTCCTGCTGGAAACTTCTGTGGCATTGGAGGTCTAGAATCATGTGTTTTAAGAACTGCTACATTATCATCAGATTTAAATGTTGTTCCTCTTGTGGAAAGTCTTAAAATAGAACCTGTTATGAGGCATGCTATTGAACCTACAAACCCAAAGGACTTGCCAATTCTTCGCCAAGGTTTAAAATTTCTTATTCAAAGTGATTCTTGTGTTCAAGTGATAATTCAAGAAACAGGAGAATTAGTACTACTCACTGCTGGCGATGTACATTTAGGAAAATGTATTGAAGATCTAAAAAATAAGTTTGCTCCTATTGATATTCATGTTTCTAGTCCTATGGTTGCTTTAAGAGAAACTCTTGTTCCTGCTCAAAATGATGCTCATTTCTCCAAATTAATGGCAAATAGTGTAAGTGTAGAGACAAAacatttgaatttagaggtggtTGCAGTATCAATTCCTGCAAATATACTGGAAGTAATCAAAAACAATCATGATCTTTTTAAAATGGTTGAAGATCACCAATATAAGAGTTTAATTGATATAGCTAAACAGTCTTTTGGAAATAATAGTAATGTTAACACTGAAATGCTAGAAAAATCATTTAAGAGGGAAGCCACAAAAAAGGCTATATTACATGCAAAAGAACAGTTAGAATCAGTTGAATCTTTAGGTGCATCATGCTGGCAAAATTTACATAACAAGATTTGGAGTGTTGGTGTAACAGGTAATTTTGTGAATCTTTTAGTAAACAACACTGCAAATTATAAGCATAATATATTTTTGGAACTTAATAGTACTGACAAGAGAGCTTTGTTTGATCACTGCATCATTAAAGCATTTAATACTCTGTGTAAAGCTGGTCCCTTGTGTGAAGAACCATTAGCAAACTGTGCTTTTATTATTACCAAATTTGAACTGTGTAACGAGATAAATTCTGAAGATATAACCCCACAAACTACATCTGCTATTGAATCCACTattaaagaaacttttaaaagggCTTTTGAGAAACAGGAACAAAGATTGATGGAACCAATGTATGTGACAGAAATTCAAGTAAACACAAGCATTTTGGGAAAAGTGTATACTGTGGTTAGTAAGAGAAATGGTAAAATACTTGATGATGTTTGTATGGATGAGCAAGAAAAAATCTTTCTTGTTAAAGCACAAATTCCAGTTATTGAAAGTCAAGGCTTTGCTGGTGAAGTCAGAAAAACTACTTCTGGACAGGCAAATCCCAATTTAAG ATTCAGCCATTATGAAATTATCGATGGAGATCCTTTCTATGAACCAGTTGAGGATGAAGATGACGAAGACGAGACCATTAACGTTGATTCTGCATTGCGGGCAAATAAGTTACGAAAAGATGTAAGGAGGCGCAAAGGTCTTCAAGTCGAGGATGAAGTAGTTATCCATGCTGAGAAACAGAGAActttaaacaagaaaaaataa